Sequence from the Bufo bufo chromosome 10, aBufBuf1.1, whole genome shotgun sequence genome:
GCATGCCAATGCTGCTGCTTTTCTGATCATACTATATATGTAGAGGTAAGTATTCACAGTGGATTCATAGAAGCTGGAGTATGCATATGTATATACAAAGAAGAACAAAGCACTTCTGCATACAGTAGCTGCCATCCCCATGATATTGTGTTTAGTAAATTCTAGATATATTGTAATTGTTTTAATTCAGAGAACATACAATTCAGAATTTCgttttattaatgtattttattCTTTTGCTTAGGCATGTTCAACCTTTTCCCATCTGTTCAGTAAAATGAGGAATGTGGAAAAAAGGAACAGTTAACAGCAGTCTACTGGCAAGATAAAATCAAGCCAGGACAATCCTGGGTCGGTGAAGGGGTGTAATCAACATTTTTGTTTATCATCCTGTCAGAGAGTCGAAAGGGTCTCCAGGCTCTTCTTCAGTAGTCCTAAAAGTATTTTGTATTCCATAGTCCCACATTTTTCTTGCTCCTTTTTGTCACAGTATTTCTGACGTGatttaagtaaaataaaataataataatattttactTATTGTGGCTACAAGAAAGGATATACAGGATGAATGAGGAATGTGGTCTACTGGCACGGGACCTTTCTAAGGTGACAGATGAAGAAATGCTATCCCATAGCAAAGAGGAACTTGTACGAAAACTGAGAGAAGAGGAAGCAGAAAAAATGGCAGCCCTTATCCAAAGAGGTCGTCTTATTAAGGAAGTCAACCGCCAGCTGCAAGGCCACTTAACAGAGATTCGAGAGTTAAAACAAGTTAATCATCGTCTTCAGGAGGAAAACAGAGAGTTGAAGGACCTGTGCTGCTTCTTGGATGATGACAGATTGAAAAGCAAGAAGCTGGCTAGTGAATGGCAGCTCTTTGGATACCATGCAGCCAAAGTGTTACGTGAAGACTTGGGTGGGTATCTGAAAAAACTTTCTGAGCTTGAGAGACGTCAGGATGAGCTTGTGCGGGAAAACTCATGCCTATCTGAAGTTTTTCTCGCTCTAGAGGAAGATGGGGCTTCCATAAGGCATCATGCCAGCCCAGTGGCTTCTTCAGAGCTAAGCCTTTTACCATGTGGACCACGAGACTTGGGAGATGGAAGCTCGAGTACAGGGAGTGTAGGGAGTCCAGATCAACTCCATGTTGTTTGTTCACCTGATGACTGAAAACGGGTATCCTGTCTAAAGTTGTGAATGTATATGGCTATGAATGACAAGACTGTTGGACTTTAAAATGGGTCTTTTTTTGTCAACTAAGCTACTGAGGAGGGAATCTGGGGTAAatagcttgttttttttcttgtctaCTACACTttctgtatatattgtatacacaTAAACTCTTAAGCCATTTTCTCTGAAAAGAAGACAGCACACTAACTCTCTGTATTCATACAGATTCCATGGATCTTGCTTGATTGCTCCTAGGCACTAGCTTCTGTATATGTACAGACTAGCAAGAACTTAGTTTTTGATCCATATTATTGATCTCTTTATATATTGAGGCATGAGAGGGCTCATTCAATCCCAAATGAATGGGGCCTTTTGCTTGTTTGGGTAGATGGCATGGCCcatcagtagcaggcaaacttggTCTCTGcttctctgtatacagtatatgcatgtGGGAGAGAGCTTGTTGTCTGCTCTCAGTCTTGGTTCTCTGTATATACAGATGGGACACGACAAATACTCCTCTCAGTGAATGATCAATGTGTATGTATGCAGGAGAGAGCGCATACATACACAGTCACTCTCTCTGTATACTAGTTAGATGGCAAAATGAGATTTCCACTGTTGTTTTATTGTCACAATGGTATCCCTGTTTGTAAACAGAGTTTCTGGTATTATTGCCATAGTTTACTATATAGTTCACataggtccatcaagttcaaccttgGGATGGGAGAGGATGTGAATTAAGGGAAGGAAAGTGAGAAACCAGAATTCTACAGATTATCATAAgcattagggtacagccacatgctcaggttttctgatgcaattttggaagccaaaatcaggaatgaataataaaaaaaaagagaagttgtatctgtcctttatactttctctccttctaTGATCCACTTcttattttggcttccaaaacttccCAAAACTGcacaaacctgactgtgtggctgtaTTCTTATTGTTACTTAGTTCTAAGAATACATCTTAGCCTTTTTTTAAACCCGCAACTATTCCTGCTACgaccaccttctcaggcagacTAAGCCTTGTcacctctggagactgaactttttcttctgtagaaggaggcagtgcccccttatcTTTTGAGGAGATTTTACATGCAACAGCTTTCCACCATATTTTTGTATGGGCCATTTAcagtatatagaaacatagaatgtgtcggcagataagaaccatttggcccatctagtctgcccattatactgaatactatgaatagcccctggccctatcttatatgagggatagccttatgcctatcccatgcatgcttaaactccttcactgtatttgcagctaccacttctgcaggaaggctattccatgcatccactactctctcagtaaagtaatacttcctgatattacttttaaacctttgcccctctcatttaaaactatgtcctcttgtagcagtttttcttcttttaaatattctctcctcttttaccttgttgattccctttatgtatttaaaagtttctatcatatcccctctgtctcgtctttcatccaagctatacatgttaaggtcctttaatctttcctggtatgttttatcctgcaatccatgtactagtttagtagctcttctctgaactctctccaaagtatcaatacccttctggagatatggtctccagtactgagaacaatactccaaatgaggtctcactagtgctctgaagAGCGGCATGAGCTCctgcctctttctactggtaatgcctctccctatacacccaagcattctgctagcatttcctgctgctttatgacattgtctgcctacctttaagtcttctgaaataatgacccctaaatcccttccctcagatactgaggttaggactgtatcacagattttatattctgctcttgggtttttacgccccaggtgcattatcttgcacttatcaacattaaattttagttgccagatttttgaccattcctttagttttcctaaatccttttccatttggtgtatccctctaggatcaaccctgttacaaatctttgtctcatcagcaaaaagacacaccttaccatcgaggccttctgcaatttcgctgataaagatattaaacaatatgggtcccagaacagatccctgaggcacctcactggtaacaagaccatggtctgaatatacttcattgactacaatcctctgttgtctgtccctcagccactgcctaatcgatTCAACAATAtgagagtccaagcccaaagactgcaatttattgataagccttctatgtgggacagtatcaaaagccttgctATAGTCTAGATAAGCaacgtctactgcacctccgccatctattattttagtcacccaatcaaaaaaatcaataagattagtttaacATGATCTCCCTTAAGTAAACCCATGctatttttcatctttcaatccatgggattttagatgttccacaatcctctccttaagtatagtttccattcatttccccactattgatgtcaggcttactggcctatagttctccaattcctccctactacctttcttgtgaatgggcacaacatttgctaatttccaatcttctggggcgACTCGTATTACCAGCAATtggtttataaatatatatttataaagagTAATCACCCCCACCCCTTGGATGCCTCTTCTCCAGACTAAATAAATGTGATTATTTTACTCTTTCTGCATAACTACGACCCTCCATGCCttatatcagtttagttgctcttcgctgtactttttccagctgaggCCACTcaaaagctttgtaaagtggtaatattatgtCTCTGTTGCACAAATCCTTGCCTTGTTTAATAGATTACAGTATTCTGcttgccttagaagcagctgattgacattgtatgctgttatttagttTATGATCAATaagtacacccaaatccttctttcCAAGTGACTCTCCCACTGTTACTCCTGTTGGACATATGACGCTTGTAATTTCTAGTATTTTGTGCTCCACCTAGTTTCtgttttccctgcctacttgtgattTGTGTTggacctgcctacttgtgttgccccaccttttgtcaatttggactcgcctacaacatggggtcacttttttttttttttcaaggccacttttaagttcccagtctggctCTGCATATATCATTTGTATCCAGCTACGCAAAAGCACAACCGATCAGACACAACTGATTTATGTGCCCCCAGTCTCAAACTTCCTCTGACAACCAGGGAAACACAATATATGATCCAAAGAATAAAATGATGATGGAGATCTAATTTCCTTGTTTTTCTACATATACAGCTGACACAGGGTATCTCCTCTCCCATCTATTCCAGAGTCCTGTTAGGAGTGGTCGGTAACATTATATGTGTATAGTCTGCCATGGccataaaatgtaaaataaattcaTTTCCATGCTCCACGTTGAATACTCACCCTGGGAGGTTTATAGCATGAAGAGAAAGCCAGTGACTGCTTGGGATTTGTATTACCTACTGCAGTTCATCTGAGCTAAAAATAAATCCGTTTTCATATCAAATGTTGCCAAATAAATGAAAGTGCTTGGATAGTGTTGGAATTTATgattatatataccgtatatatatatatattttaactgcTTTATCCCATTTGCTCTCCTCTTTCTGTTGACAGAACTGACAGGTCCTGCTTTACAACATGCAAAGAAGacctgacttgtctgttttagtaaatacttataCTCCCTTATGAAAAATGAGTTGTGCGATTTCTCTGGTGTACTTCCTGGACATGTATATAGTAAATAAACAACTGCATGTTACTATTTCCGTTATAAATAGGGTGTGTcactacacagtctgacactgtcagcATTGACCCAGTGACAAGGGGAATGATAACACCCAGATGTCATTTTATTCATATATTTCCAGCAGGAATAGCAGAAAAATTGCATCATGTTGAAGGAACAATGCTTCAGTATCCTTTTTTTTAATTGTGAAATGCAAGAATTTACCAAAACGGACATATATTCGAATGAGGGTCCTTACACATGAGTTTGACTCTGGCATTGTTTTAAAAGCAAAACAAATGCCAGAATAAGCACTTATGTTTTTATCTCTTTAGCCACCTGCACTTTTTGTGGCGTTTTTTGCACACAGTGGGAGAGATTTATTATGCTTTTTATGCCACAGAAAAGGATTACAAAATGCATATTGTGTCAAACACACCATCATTTATAACTTTTTAAGCTTCTCAACACTTTTCTAAAGTCGCATAAAAAGGGAGTAGGGCCTCCACAACGTGCAGGTTTTACcataatttacaccagaaactagtacaagttatagctgaagtgtaCTTCACCCCCTAGTTTGCATAGATTTGAGTTTCTGGTGCACAGAGGGCCAGAGATGCTACTAATTTGTCAAGAGGCATTTTACTCCAGTTCACTAGAAATCAAGACTGGTATAGAAAGCGAGCGCCTTGAAAAATCTCGACACTAGCGAGAGGGTATTGTCGTAATGCCTGGAACAAATGCCAAAagctgcagcatgctgcatttttgaaaagaagcaaGAACGAACAAAAACAACACCTAATGAACAAAAATTCCAGAAGCAAAAAAATACTTGTGTGTCCTGCGTTTTTTATGTTTCTCATATACCCACAACTAACATGGGTATACTGtcatttttacaccaaaaacacagctaaaCATGTTGGTGCAagaaatgtgacaaaaaatgcaaaagtgcaaaagaaaaacaccagaaaaaactGCATGCAAGCACCCTAATGCCACACATACACAAGCGAGTTGAATGCAAGAAATTTGCATCAAGTGTTAATGTAGGGTCCTGTTCTGGTCTCCGCTCCTCGGATAGGATTGCATAGCATTACACAGATTTATAATGCTGCCAAGCCAAGCCCCGTttcagacagcagagacacggagcattaacatgattaataatgctccgtccctctctgatctttttactacaaaatcacagtgagataaagttgtcactgtgattttgtattaaaaaggtcacagagaggcatggagcattattaataatgttaatgctccgtgtctctgctgtctggaacggggcttggctctttcAAGCAGCggattctgtaaactgcagaatcagtgttataaacattgagttttgtttggttgttaacccttgctgtgttgaaggaaaaaattgataaaaattgaaaatctgcaaaaaaaaaaagaaggaaattttgaaatttccccACCATTTTCATTtagttcttatggaacaccttaaAGGGTTAGaaaagtttgtgaaatcagttttgaataatctgAGGCGAATaggttctaaaatggagtcatatATTGGTAATCTCTACTATGTAaggttgtgaggaatatggattaatatttacagtCAGCCATGTCTTCACagccaccatttgctgaaagatggcagaggaaatcaagATCCACACGGGGGCCTGCTTCAAAgccgcagccagatagcagaaaactcctagcaggccacatttggttacatttcacacctccagtcagaCAGCACCGATCCtgcaggatcaatgatacctcccagacatgttggcacctacatttcataaggaattataaaTTGCCCGGCCATCACAGATACAAACtgaatacatatttgtgtccctgtggccatgatgaacatgcccatggtctttgtttgagGGTGGgaagccagggaagggagatatcatatttccccacagaaacccatgtatggactctacttgtagccggaacccaggcggatccgttggtcccagaaccatctccctgtgaccttctggcctGGAGCTATGATCCCTAAAGGGTTTTGAGTGTCATTTGCTGCTAGCCCAGCAAgaggggggtggacccctcccaaaggccgggaggggagggaccggctacaggttaaaaggcttgtgccagcaagcgggtcgTGTCTtcctctgaaagggggtcacattgtgcaatgtgtttggagggacctACAActggctgacatcactgcctccgacatgaatacagctaagaactcatcactacccaaaggactcatatatctggtaaactgacttattgATCTGCTTGACCCTGTtatacctatatcacctgtatctgtaacctcagaccactgtatatattctttgtgtattgtgttatatctagtgtgcctttaaggcaattaaatatataatttaatcttgtgctatcttgtatctcgatcacaaatccccatgtccgtgttcggcctagttataagctaccccgAGttcgtttctcaccctatataatcccgttagctgactaggcttatatcaaacgagaagctggtggcaaatacccgggctgagacaacgctgttttcactgcggcaatgaaaaggctctctcagcttgttgcctctctgtgcccgtgtggacaggaggtgtctgtgtaaactgtaccaagctgaccttacctgctcctctggagggcataATGTTAcgctttggtaacccgtgacTCGTGAGCTctacgtaggtgacgtcaagcgggcacgaggtctggtattcatcacatattggtggcagcaaagtgggatcgagatactagtgtgtgtgagtgtgagacccatactcccagacactaaagacgaCCAGCAGTAGCGtttgccgctggagtcttaagatcagctcaacacttgacagtctgagtgcaaataTAATAAGGTGTGTGTGCATCAGGTGGCAGTCTGTGTCATTGACCATCCGTGGCAATGATGGCCAGTTACACACGAAGCAAGGCTAAGGAGATGGCCGAGGCTATAAATGATGGCGAGGAGGACGCAGTCTAGATGGGCCGAGTGGAGGTGCAAGGTGACTTTCTTCCAGGTGAGGGGGAGCATagccaaagctccccaaggagccagttgccaGAGGTGAGGTCCGCGGTGGGCCTCACTGCACCTGCCCATCCCCCCAGCCAGGCAGGCTCGGCTGCTCTCCTACAGGCTGCCCTAGACCATCTCCAGGCGACTATAGTAGCTTGGAGAGACCCCTGACGGACCGCACCAGGAAAAAGCTGCCCTCTGTAGGGTTCACTCAGATGACTGtatgaatgagtccacatccgttccgcaattgtgtTGAACATGagaggacccatttatttcaatggggccgtaaaagatgcggacagcacactgtgtgctgtcagcatccgttgttccattccacggccctgcaaaaaatatagagcatgttctattcttacggaaaatacaaatgtgatagcactctgcatccagcattctgccctgcctccatgctgatgaggcattggtgtacattttggccaaagcgtaatctcggagaagaataggcatttctataatgggccgccagttccgttacgcaaaatgacTTCTTAACTGAATTGCTAGTTAAAAAACTGGGTTTGataattttcttgaaaaattgcaaaattgcttctaaaattcaaagccttctaacgtcctaaaacaaTAAAGACATTtacaacatttacaaaatgatgccaacataaagtagaaatatggggactgttaagtaataactattctatgaggtatcactatccaacttaaaagcagagaaattcaaatttagaaaattgtgatttatttattttttctataattttGGGACTTCTTTTTTAAATGAAGGTGAAACATTATTGACTcagatttaccactaacatgaagtacaatatatcacgagaaaaacaatctcagattaatttggataagtaaaagcattcccgagttattaccacataaaataataCAGGTCATATTTgaaaaatgtggcttggtccttatggtgaaaaccgGCTTGGTCTTGAATGGGCCACACATTgcagctagagttgagcggacacctggatgttcgggttcggcaggttcggccgaacttgaaaaaaagttcgggttcgggacccgaacttgaccccgaacccgagcccgaatcccattgaagtcaatggggacctgaacttttgggcactaaaatggctctaaaatagtcctgtaaagggctagagggctgcaaatggcaacaaaatgtgcttaagagcatggcaactgttctgcaaacaaatgtggatagggaaatgacttaaaataacataaaatacagaaattttttaaaaaacaatctggatctaggagtaggaggttgagaaggtggtggatgggtgtatgtggcggtgtaggttgacgtggcggtgtaggtggaagcggcggtgaaggaggaataggtagccaacactgatttgtgttattttttattttaaaattggggtatcccccaaaatattgggacatataacaaaataaaactaagaataagttcacttgagtacaagaatggatggttgaggctggtataaatgtctattctgcacaaggtacggacaagtcctgtgggatccatgcctggttcattttaataaacgtaagcttgtccacattggctgcggcctgtgataatgctctctgccgtgctaaacacaagttcacactatacactggctgcagggcaggtcagcacctccaaggctgacaaaccttttccacatttgggccatgctaaccctgccttctcaggtgctggtggtgccccagctgcgttggcgacctcttcctcctcctctgccttcgccttgtgcttccactgtgcccctgctgtcaggtgggaatgctatcatcagcgtgcgcttgtagtcgcgcatcttccgatcagtaacagatgtcttcactaaatttagttccctgtcagcaatacagagcaggggttcattcacagaaaaatggggttcatgtcacccagcaatacaacagaggattttgagagatttaggcccctgtcagcaatgcagagcaggggttcattcacggcaaaaaggggttcatgtcacgcagcaatacaacagaggattttgagagatttaggcccctgtcacccaggcacagcaggggttcatttacgtcaaaagggggttcatgtcacccagcaatacaacagaggattttgagagatttaggcccctgtcagcaatgcagagcaggggttcattcacggcaaaagggggttcatgtcacccagccatacaacagaggattttgagagatttaggcccctgtcagcaatgcagagcaggggttcattcacggcaaaagggggttcatgtcacccagcaatacaacagaggattttgagagatttaggcccctgtcacccaggcacagcaggggtttgtatacgccaaaaattgtaaaatgtcacccgacaattgaaaataagatttttttcaatttagggcattaaaatggctctaaaatagtccttgaaaaggctagagggatgtaaaaggcagtaaaatgtgcttaagagcatggcaactactctgcaaacaaatgtggataaggaaataacttaaaatgaaataaaataactaaaaattacaaattattaacctgcaactcagagaaggaggtggatatggagtcggaggttgaggaggcggtgaatgtggttttgtaggtggaggcagcaatggaggaggaacaggtagccaacaatgttttttcattttttttattgggtaggtagcccccaaaatattgggacaaataaaaaaaacaaaaacaaagaatcattgcacttgacttgagtataagaatgtatgtttgatggtggtataaatgtctattctgcacaaggtacagacaagtcttgtgggatccaagactggttcattttaatgaacgtgagcttgtccacattggctgtggacaggcggctgcgtctgtctgtaatgacgcctcctgccgtgctaaatacacgttcagagagtacactggcttcagggcaggccagcacctccaaagcatacagggcaagctctggccatgtggacaatttggagacccagaagttgaatggagcagaaccatcagtcagtacgtgtagtcgtgtgcacaggtactgttccaccatgttgttcaaatgctgcctcctgctaacccgctccatatcagcagttggggcccgttgttgcggcgaggtgacaaaacttttccacatgtcggccatgctaaccctgccttctgaggtgctggtgctgacacagttgcgttggcgacctcttcctcctcccctgccttcgccttgtgcttccacttgtcccccggcgtcagtcaggaatgctctcaggagcgcgtctaccagcgtgcgcctgtaatcgcgcatcttccgatcacgctccagtgagcgaattaaggacggcacattgtctttgtaacggagatccagcagggtgtggccacccagtagtcagcacatgttaaaatgtgggcaactctgcagtcgttgcgcaggcactgcagcatgtagtcgctcatgtgtgccaggctgcccagaggtaaggaaaagctgtcctatgtgggaggcgtatcatctgcatcctccatatccccccagccacgcaccagtgatgggcccgagctgcgttggatgccaccccgctgtgaacatgcttcatccccatcctcctcatcatccttctcctcctcgtcctccagtagtgacccctcttcctcctcctcgtcctgggccacatcctcttccatcatcgccctaagtgttttctcaaggagacatagaagtggtattgtaacgctgataacggcgtcatcgccactggccatgttggtggagtactcgaaacagcgcaacagggcacacaggtctcgcatggaggcccagtcattggtggtgaagtggtgctgttccgcagtgcgactcacccgtgcgtgctgcagctgaaactccactatggcctgttgctgctcgcacagtctctccagcatgtgcaaggtggagttccacctggtgggcacgtcgcatatgaggcggtgggcgggaagcagcgctgacaggtgagcagcagcagggtgagaatgcagaaagcgcgcacagacggcccgcactttatgcagcagctcagacatgtcggggtagttgtgaatgaatttctgcaccaccaaattcagcacatgcgccaggcaagggatgtgcgtcaaactggctagtcccagagctgcaaccaccaggccaggcttgaggctcactggcagcaaccactcgtcggtctgttgttctataccccgccacaactcctgcgcggtgtggggcctgtcccccaaacacatcagtttcaaaatggcctgctgacgtttacccctggctgtgctgaagttggtggtgaaggtctgtcgctgaacagatgaggaggtggtagaagaggaggagaaagccgagtaggaagaggaggcaacaggaggcaaagaatgatgccctgcgatccttggcggtggaaggacgtgcgccaaacagctctccgcctggggcccagcggccactacatttacccagtgtgcagttagggagatatagcgtccctggccgtgcttactggtccatgtatctgtggttaggtggaccttgccacagatggcgttgtgcagtgcacacttgattttatccgatacttggttgtgcagggagggcacggctctcctggagaagtagtggcggctgggaacgac
This genomic interval carries:
- the CCDC85B gene encoding coiled-coil domain-containing protein 85B — protein: MNEECGLLARDLSKVTDEEMLSHSKEELVRKLREEEAEKMAALIQRGRLIKEVNRQLQGHLTEIRELKQVNHRLQEENRELKDLCCFLDDDRLKSKKLASEWQLFGYHAAKVLREDLGGYLKKLSELERRQDELVRENSCLSEVFLALEEDGASIRHHASPVASSELSLLPCGPRDLGDGSSSTGSVGSPDQLHVVCSPDD